The Malus sylvestris chromosome 14, drMalSylv7.2, whole genome shotgun sequence genome segment CATGAATACCGCCTTCCAGAAAGCCCAAATAactacaccaccaccaccaaccacCACAGAGCCGTGAAGCTCAATGATTTATCCATGAGGGTGAGCAGTTTTATTGGATCTTATGAGCATTTGATTTACAGAATCAATTGTTCAATTAAATAATCATCCACATATATACTTCAATCATTAACTATAATTATATGAACTTTATTTTGTGACCCCAGTTGGATGATTGGGTTCTTTGTCGAATCTACAAGAAGTCGAATGTCGTGACTTCAGCAGCGGCACTGCCAAATGATCAAGACCAAGACGTTCAAGGAGAAGAAGATTTCCTCCACGATATCCTTTTACCAAGCTTGAAAAGTCCCTTTCCCAGCCTTGATCACAACATGATGAGTACTAGTACTACGAGCAGTCTCAAGCCTCAGAAATCTTGTTCCTTCTCCAACTTACTAGACGCCATGGACTACTCATTACTCACTAGTATTCTGGCGGATGGCCAGTACTATATCCCAACTGGAACTGGACTTCAATCAACTACTCCTAATAAGTTTAGTTATAGCTGTACAGGGAGTACTAGTACTGGATTAGACCCGCAACCGCTGTTCAATACCAATATCAGCAGTAACAGAAGTCATTTGTTTCAAACTCTCCCTCAGTACAACTGTTTGAACTTGCCATCATCAGCCCCAAACACGGAAAACCGGCTAAAGCGCCAGCATTCCATCACAGATGATCGTGGCATGTTATTATATCCATCGAAGAAAGACGTAAATTCCAATTGCAGTTTCACTAACACCGCCAATTCATTCTTGAATCAGCAATTACTGAGTAATCCTCGTTTTCATTTTCAAGAATAAAACCAtataaaagaaagaaggaaagaaaagaaaaattacgGAAGGTCGGACCTGCCAAGCCTTGGTCAAGCTGTTTCGTATGGatcataagttcataacaaaagATGGCAAAAATTTAAGTACTGAAAGGAGtttgattatttttatataCAATCTGGCAATCTGGAATGGCATGCATGATGCATGGGAGATTGACCCTCGAAAACAATACAATGTTAATTGACATGGGTACAATTGGCAAATCAGATTTACTACTTGGTATGGATTATGAACGTGAGAATTGATCTTGAGTTCTTTTTTCACGAGCGAAGGATATCTTCCCAATTAATGTAATTACAATTCCCCGTCTCAATCAATATCTTTACATAGGGTTTAGTATGTTGATTTTTGTTCAATTGGCAGATCAGATTTAGTACTTGATATATTTATCTTGAAAAAGTAAGGGTGCAAaaatagttttttgtttttaaatgcaaaaatagttttttgtttttaaatacaaaaacgACCCTAAAATGTATTATGTATGTTGTTTTTCaagaacaaatttaaaaaataaaaaagcaagaaGTACAATATTTAGGATAAATTATGTAAAACAAGATACTGAACGTTCTTTATTTTTCAAGAAtgatttccaaaaaaaattaaaaaaacaaaagtcacgtataaaacaaagttaaaaattcCAATACCACCTTCCACCACTACTATCATCGTGACATTCTCGCCTCACCATCTCCACCATGGCCACCACATCACACGCCACCACCATCATCCCACCACCTCTCATCACTATTGTCGCCGCcacaatttaatttaattaagggTTATTTGGTAATCACCTCGGTTTCAATGTTAAAAAAAAGTAAGACACAAGATAATGATGGTTAGGTAGGAGAGTTCCAAGTTCCAAAATGATTGAGGCCAAGCTTATTAAGAAATGGACTACAAAATATATTTTGAGCACAATCAATATTCTACACTAGAtggacaaaaaataaaagatagagGGGATTAGGAATGCATTCCATGGGTTAAACAAAGGCATGTGAGATGAATTTGCAAATGACACATTCTAAGGAGGGGTTGCAAATCCCTTTCACATTTGTAGTCAAACTTTTAATAACCTGGTCTCAGTCACTTGGACTTGAAAACCTCTTACCCAAACTCTTACCCAAACATAGTCTAAAGAAAATTAGCACGtggtttgataaccattttgttttcactttgaaaataaaaactgaaaattgaaaatgaaaatgaaagttAATTACTGAAAACCTAAAAAGTGTTGTAAAATTGTGAGAATGAATGCCCACCTTAGTATAATTATTGTTATGTGATGTTTTCAAAAGAGCAATAATAGAGTAATTGTTGTTGTGTGAAGTTTTCAAAAAGAGCAATCATTTCACTTTTTAGTTTGTCACGAATGTGGCTTTATATAAAGAGTACTCTGTATGTGATTACAATAcacagcaaagaaaagaaattaaagcaATAATATAAGTATCCATCATTTCCTCTTTTTCCTGCAATCGTTTGTGTTATAGTTACGAAACTAAACAGTATGATATTTTGCACCCGTTTCTCTTATGTCCTTagcaaaggttatctctctaacttttgcctatttataacacattATTAGCACGACTCTCTAACCTTAACCAGTTATCATCTCCCTTCGCCGAAAAATACTTCCTCGAAGGATTTTActgttcttcttcctcctaTGCCTCACCTGCTTGATGTACCCTCGCCAAGATCTGCTAGCACCGTGTTTGCTCTTAGTTCTCAATATAACAAttacttatattttttatttcttgtttggtgtagctCCTAACTACTAACCTaatgtttatttatgttaattttactgcaatcaAAGTTGGTGCGATACAATCGCCCATCTTGAATTGCAAATTTAATTGtactgcaattttaggtggtgcggtataatcgcccaccctgctctgcatatttaaatATTCCTACGGCTTGAGTGGTACAGTATAATCGCATACCCTATGCTATATTGTCTCAATGAGAGTGGTGCAGTACAATTGCCCTCCTCAGTAATCATCTAACTCTAgagcctgaagtttcgagtgcttatcattttgacctgaagatcaaaatgaaaaatgtgTAAGAATCAGAAGTTCTAATGCTACATTCCTccaaaatacatattattgcaagtccttacacctcatttttctttcataaaAGAAAATGGCGAACTTGGCCAAGCTTAATTTTGTTGCCTTGGATATTACTGGGAAGAACTACCATACCTGGGTagtggataccaagatccatctggaggCAGGGAATCTTGGAGAAACTATCAAGGAGGAAAATAGTGCATTCTCTCAAGTTCGGGCAAATGCCATGATCTTTATCTGTCGCCACCTTAATGAATGACTGAAGAGTGAGTATTTAATGGTTGAAGATCCATTAGCCCTTTGGAAGACATTGAGAAATAGATACAATCATCGTAAAACAATAATTCTTCCAAGGGCTCGTTATGAGTGGGCACACCTAAGGAAGTCAGTTGCAGAGTACAACTCTGCAATGTTCAGAATTAGCTtctagatgaagctttgtagggaAACCATCATTGAGGAATATATgttggaaaagactttcagcaccTTTCATGCCTTCAATGTGCTTCTACAACAACAGTATAGAGAGAGAGGCTTTATTGAATACAAGCACCTGATATCGGTAATCCTTGTGGCTGAACAAAACAATGAGCTCCTGATAAAAAATCATCAGTCCCTACCTACTGAATCGGCATcattcccagaagtgaatgaTGTTTCCTTTGAAGTGAATACCATATCCTCTCGTGAGACGTGGCCATATGCAAGGTCGGTGGAACGGGAAATGCAAGAATCATGGTGTCTAATTTTATAACCAAGGTCCAAGGCATAATTcattccttggataaagcttgtctgcaattttcacacgcaatat includes the following:
- the LOC126599328 gene encoding NAC domain-containing protein 2-like, with the translated sequence MKNPESRLPPGFRFHPTDEELILHYLIKKVASIPLPVSIIAEVDIYKFDPWELPAKAAFGEKEWYFFSPRDRKYPNGARPNRAAASGYWKATGTDKTIVAPSGGRQNVGVKKALVFYKGRPPKGIKTNWIMHEYRLPESPNNYTTTTNHHRAVKLNDLSMRLDDWVLCRIYKKSNVVTSAAALPNDQDQDVQGEEDFLHDILLPSLKSPFPSLDHNMMSTSTTSSLKPQKSCSFSNLLDAMDYSLLTSILADGQYYIPTGTGLQSTTPNKFSYSCTGSTSTGLDPQPLFNTNISSNRSHLFQTLPQYNCLNLPSSAPNTENRLKRQHSITDDRGMLLYPSKKDVNSNCSFTNTANSFLNQQLLSNPRFHFQE